One region of Rhodocaloribacter litoris genomic DNA includes:
- a CDS encoding GvpL/GvpF family gas vesicle protein: MSSQAASDRQPRPGLDGEKLSRLIQQENDPRLAGAKEALKQKLLQAVMQQALAELEEPEQIAEALAARLDGQHPLLRRAGEALQARLLRQVATRAVETLADPARAATAARKHVGEEHESLQGAVRALQEQLLATVADRATEALRDAGATAGRARALLASDHPVLQAAVEALTNRLDEEVAGRAVVQFEDVETAVERAHRHVPEEHPVLERAAGALNERLYEEVARRSIAALHAAETTVRAARAHVPDDHEALREAVETLHGLLVTEVAGRATDTLADTEAAARAARAHVPDDHEALTGAVRRLHDLLVGEVARRATDTLASTEEAAREARQHIPDDLPELTGAGRELRALLLDDIARQTREALQDAEAAAREAMSRFEDREAVLSEARRVLKERMLQRMLSDAVREITEAVMHDAEAHEAPFREAAAAVRHTVTRQEEAPAPSGDPAGAEPGDRHEGPDTGDERPVFEEIRFDGLVSPAEEASPEAGAPDSLIREVAPGEFDEDEEEPLVLAGTGDGVPGQPASPGAVCCYVYGVMPVREAPAAGLLDVEGLVPGEAVMQRVHRDLAVFFSRVPAETFGPEALRENMQEAAWVQVQVRAHTRVMERLCETGTLVPLPFGTVVRDEQAVLGLVEARYDGLRKAAGRLRGRQEWSLRIYRIDDVLLERIIEGEQKVEESLGVLSKGIARFVREEMNRMEYVEVDQMIAVLSEHCVRRAHEALLQHAEGGVFKPLVDAAEGGKGTLVANAAYLVPVEDEEAFHARVADLGGECIGLGFRFELSGPWPPYHFVEVG; the protein is encoded by the coding sequence ATGAGCTCGCAGGCAGCGTCCGACAGGCAGCCCCGGCCCGGGCTGGATGGAGAGAAACTGTCCCGTCTGATTCAGCAGGAGAACGATCCCCGGCTGGCCGGTGCCAAAGAGGCCCTCAAGCAGAAGCTCTTACAGGCCGTGATGCAACAGGCGCTGGCCGAGCTGGAAGAGCCCGAGCAGATCGCCGAAGCCCTGGCGGCCCGGCTCGACGGGCAGCACCCGCTCCTCCGGCGGGCCGGCGAAGCCCTGCAGGCCAGACTGTTGCGCCAGGTGGCGACGCGGGCCGTGGAGACCCTGGCCGACCCCGCCCGTGCCGCGACGGCCGCCCGAAAACACGTCGGGGAGGAGCATGAGAGCCTGCAGGGGGCCGTCCGGGCGTTGCAGGAGCAGCTTCTTGCCACCGTGGCCGACCGGGCCACCGAGGCCCTGCGTGATGCCGGGGCGACCGCCGGGCGGGCCCGCGCCCTGCTGGCATCCGACCATCCGGTCCTGCAGGCCGCCGTGGAAGCCCTCACGAACCGTCTCGACGAAGAAGTGGCCGGCCGGGCCGTCGTGCAGTTCGAGGACGTGGAGACGGCCGTCGAACGGGCCCACCGTCACGTGCCGGAGGAGCATCCGGTGCTCGAACGGGCGGCCGGCGCGCTCAACGAACGCCTCTATGAGGAGGTGGCCCGGCGCTCGATAGCGGCCCTGCACGCCGCCGAGACGACGGTACGGGCGGCGCGGGCGCATGTACCGGACGACCACGAGGCCCTCCGGGAAGCGGTCGAAACCCTCCATGGCCTGCTCGTGACGGAGGTCGCCGGTCGTGCCACCGATACCCTCGCCGACACCGAGGCGGCCGCACGGGCGGCGCGGGCGCATGTACCGGACGACCACGAAGCCCTCACCGGAGCCGTCCGGCGGTTGCACGACCTGCTCGTCGGCGAGGTTGCCCGGCGAGCCACCGATACCCTCGCCTCGACCGAGGAGGCGGCCCGCGAGGCCCGGCAGCATATCCCGGACGACCTGCCGGAGCTGACCGGCGCGGGCCGGGAACTGCGGGCCCTGCTCCTGGACGACATCGCCCGGCAAACCCGAGAGGCCCTGCAAGACGCCGAGGCGGCCGCGCGGGAGGCCATGAGCCGCTTCGAGGACCGGGAGGCCGTTCTCTCCGAGGCCCGGCGTGTTCTCAAAGAACGGATGCTCCAGCGTATGCTCAGTGATGCCGTTCGCGAGATCACGGAAGCGGTGATGCACGATGCGGAAGCGCACGAGGCCCCTTTCCGTGAGGCGGCCGCCGCGGTGCGCCATACCGTCACCCGGCAGGAAGAAGCCCCGGCGCCTTCCGGCGATCCGGCCGGTGCGGAGCCGGGCGACCGGCACGAGGGCCCGGATACCGGGGACGAGCGCCCCGTCTTCGAAGAGATCCGCTTCGACGGGCTGGTGAGCCCGGCGGAAGAAGCGTCTCCGGAGGCAGGTGCGCCCGACTCGCTCATTCGGGAGGTTGCCCCCGGCGAGTTCGACGAGGATGAGGAGGAACCGCTTGTCCTGGCCGGAACGGGAGACGGGGTGCCGGGGCAGCCGGCATCGCCGGGGGCGGTCTGCTGTTACGTCTACGGCGTGATGCCCGTCCGGGAGGCTCCTGCCGCCGGCCTCCTCGACGTCGAGGGGCTGGTGCCCGGTGAGGCGGTCATGCAGCGCGTCCACCGCGATCTGGCCGTGTTCTTCAGCAGGGTTCCTGCCGAGACGTTCGGCCCGGAGGCGCTCCGGGAGAACATGCAGGAGGCCGCCTGGGTGCAGGTGCAGGTGCGCGCCCATACCCGCGTGATGGAGCGGCTCTGTGAGACCGGCACCCTGGTACCGTTGCCCTTCGGGACGGTGGTCCGGGACGAACAGGCCGTCCTGGGGCTGGTCGAGGCACGCTACGACGGGCTTCGCAAGGCCGCCGGCCGGCTCCGTGGCCGCCAGGAATGGAGCCTGCGCATCTACCGGATCGACGACGTTTTGCTGGAGCGCATCATCGAAGGCGAGCAGAAGGTCGAGGAGTCGCTCGGCGTGCTCTCGAAAGGGATCGCCCGGTTCGTGCGGGAGGAGATGAACCGGATGGAATATGTGGAGGTCGACCAGATGATTGCGGTGCTCTCCGAGCATTGCGTGCGTCGTGCCCACGAGGCCCTGCTCCAGCATGCCGAAGGCGGGGTGTTCAAGCCCCTGGTCGACGCGGCGGAAGGGGGCAAGGGGACGCTGGTCGCCAACGCGGCCTACCTGGTTCCGGTCGAGGACGAGGAGGCGTTTCATGCGCGGGTTGCCGACCTCGGCGGGGAATGCATCGGGCTGGGCTTCCGGTTCGAGCTGAGCGGTCCCTGGCCGCCGTACCATTTCGTCGAGGTGGGGTGA